TACTTGTCCCCCACCAAATTGAGGATTAGACTCACCAGCAGTAATCTGAACTTCATCGGTGTTGTGGTGAAGAATTCCACCTAATTCATCCATATACATATTACAAAGAGCTTCACTTACAGTTTGTCCAAGCCCATCACTAATACTGTCAGGATGTCCGATTCCTTTTCTTTCAACGATTTCAATGTCTAAATCTTCAATATAAGTTTGATTTAATTTATCTACTATAATATTTCTCATACTATCAACACATATCAATTATTTTAAGATTAATGATATATCTTTTATATCTTTAATAATAAAAAGGTTTGGTAATAAATCGTTGAAAATGGGAGAAATAATAAAATAATTTTATTTTATTGGTCAGAAATCTAATATTTGTCTTTGTTTAAAAGAAAATCAATAATATTAATCTTTTTAATACCCTCATATTCATAATCAATAGGATCCATTGACAAAACATACTTAGGATAAGCATCATTTATTTTTGTAAGAGGTTTGAATTCCCTTTCACGAGTTTTTTCATCAGCCATCAAATAAGTCACTTGAATATACAATTTATCCGAACCTTTTTGTGCTACAAAATCAACTTCACTTTGGTAGAGTTTTCCAACATTAACCTTATAACCCCTTCTTAGAAGTTCCAAATATACAATGTTTTCAAGAATCTGACCAATATCCTTCATATTGCTTCCAAACATGGCTTCCCTAAATCCAAAATCTGTTAAAAAGAATTTTTCATTAAATTTTAATATTTTCTTCCCTACCAAATCTTTCCTGTGAACTTTATGAATAAAACAGGCATTTTCAAGATATTTCAAATAATTGTAAATAGTTTCACTTTTAACGCTTCTGTTTTCACTTTTAAAATATTTAGAAATGCTATTGGCTGAAAATATTTGACCAACATTATTCATTGTGAATCTAATCAATCGCTCCAATAGATCAATATTATTAATTGAAACTCTTTTTAAAACATCATTGAAAATAATGGATTTTTGAAGGTCTTCAAGGTAACGAACCTTATTGTCATCATCCAATTCTAAAGTAAAGGGCATTCCCCCAAATTTTATATATCTATTAAAAACAGCATTAGTATCTAAATTTATACCATTTAATTTATTATAGCTAATAATTTCTTTAAATGAGAAAGGATAAATCTTGAATTCAATATGTCTGCCAGTTAACAATGTTGCCAATTCACCAGATAATAAATTAGCATTTGATCCAGTTATATAAATATCTACATTATAATCAACCAAAAAAGAAGATATGCTTAATTGCCAATCTTTAACATTCTGAATCTCATCAAAGAATAGAAAATATTTTTGATCTTTATCCATTATGTAATCTGAAACAAATAAATTCAAATCATTATTGTCAAAGATATTTTGAAAATTACTTGAATCAAAGTTTATAAAAAGAATATTTTCATCTTTTATCCCCCTATTTTTAACTTCTTCAACAATTTGGGATAAAATAATTGACTTTCCACAACGTCTAATTCCAGTCAAAACTTTAATAATATTTTTACCAATTAATGGAGTGATTTTTTCAAGATAATCTTCTCTTTTAAGTATCATATTATTAAATATTTATAAATAATATAAAAAAGTTTCCTTTCCAGGGTGAAACTTTTAAAAAATATAAAAAAGTTTCCTTTCCAGGGTGAAAGTTTTAAAGATAAAAAATACTATAAAAACAATTTCACACTATTAAATACTAATCAATTAATAAACTTTGAAAATTAATTTAAACTAATGAAAATTATCAATAAAAACGAATCTAAGAAAATTATGCTTGCAGACAGTTATTTTAGTAGATTAAAAGGATTAATGTTCAAAAAAGAGATTGATTATGGCCTTTTAATAAGAACAAAACTTGGATCAAGCATACACACATGCTTTATGCTATTTCCCATTGACGTTTATTTTATAAAAAATAAAGAAATCATTGAAAAAACAACACTAAACCCATGGTCTTTTTACAAGCCAGTAAAAGAAGCGGATTTTATTTTAGAATTTAGAAAAGATGATTTTAAAATAAAAAAAGAAGATGAAATATTAATTATTCAAAATAATCAAGAATATCTGAAGGTTCTTCGTAAATACTAATTCCATCCATTTCAGATAATTTCTGAGTATTTTCTATATCAATATCCCTCATATAAAGAGTAATTATTTTTCCTTCAGAAATTGCATCCTCAGGACAGGAATTTTTACATAATCCGCAGCCTATACATTTTTGAAGATCAATTTCGCTGTAAGGAATAATAGCTCCATTTTCACAAACTAGACTAGCAACACAATTATCGCAATTTTTACATTTAGATAATTCTAGTTTAGAAGGCAATACTGTTTCAATAGGGCCAGGATGGATGTCAACAGGCACTATAGCTACTGGAGTTTTACTCTTTCCAGATTGTGCAACAGCATTTGTAACTAATGTGTCTGCAATTCCATAGACTATTTTTGAAACTGTATTTGCAGTAGCAGGACTTACAATAAGCAAATCATATTTACCTAAAGATAATCTCCCAGTTATAGGATAACTAAATTTCTGATTATTATCTGTTGCAAGTTCTCTATATTTACCACCAGTTAAAGATTTTACCCTTTCGAAAAGCCCATACATTTTAAGAACTTCTTCACCAGCCCCGGATAAGAATACGGTAACTTCATTATCAGAAGCTAATTTTTCAAGTAGTTTAACTGACTCTTCAAGTAAATGTCCTGCTCCAGTAATTGCAAAACCTATTCTCATAATTTGTGAACCTTATAACCATCTCTTTCGGAAAATGCATATTGAACAGTAGTGTATTGGTTCATAAATTCTTTTACATCTTCCTTAACGTCTTTTTCATCCATAGCCACTGCTTTTATAAATTCAGCTACTTCAGCCATTTCTTTTTCTTTTAATCCTCTTCTGGTTATCTCTTGAGTACCAATTCTTAACCCGGATGGATTATCACTATCATCTACATTGTCACCAGGAAGAAGATTTTTATTTAAGACAACATTATTTTCAGCCAAGTCATGAGCAATGTCTGTTGCTGGGCGAATATCAGATACTCTAACAGCAATTTGATGGGATTTAGTAAATCCTTGATCTTCACACAATACATCAAAACCTAATTCATAAAGACATCCTGCAAGAGTTTGAGCGTTTTTAATAATTTGTTTAGCATACGCTTCACCGAATTCCATCATTTCAGTGTTAGCTATTCCAAGACCAGCTAAATGGTGAAGGTGGTGGTTACTTACAACACCAGGGAATACTGCATTGTCAATCTTATCTTTATATGCAGCATCGCGTGCGAGAATAATTCCTCCTTGAGGTCCTGGGAATGTTTTATGAGTACTTCCCATCATTAAATCTGCTCCTTCTTCTAAAGGTTGTTGGAATTGGCCTCCAGCAATTAATCCTAAAACATGAGCGGCGTCATACATAATAGTAGCTCCAACCTCATCAGCAGCTTCTCTTGCTTCTGCTACAGGATGTGGGAATAAGAATAGACTACCACCAAAGAGAACTATCTTAGGTTTTTCTTCCAATATTTTCTTATTCATTGCATCAATGTCAATGTTCATTATTTCCGGATTGAACGGTTGGTTGATTGTTTTTAAACCACAAATTCCAGCTGCACTTACTTTCGCATGGCTAATATGTCCTCCGGTTGGAACTTCTAAAGCCATTAACTTATCTCCACGATTACCGAAAGCAAAAAATGATGCCAAGTTTGCAGTTACTCCTGAAACAGGTTGAACATTTGCATAAGCTGCATTGAATAACTTTTTAGAGGAAGCAATTGTCAAATCCTCAATTTGATCAACATATTGGCATCCTTCGTATAATCTTTCATGAGATTGTCCTTCTGCATATCTGTGTTCAAAATCAGACACGATAGCTTCTTTAACTTCTACACTTACGATATTTTCACTTGCAATAAGATTAATACTATTTCTCATGTAGTTAGTATGATTTTCGATAATGTTTTCAAATTCATGTAATTCATTTAAGTTATCAGACATTTAGTACACCTATATCATCAATAAGAATAATTTGATTTTTATAAAATATAATATTTATGTTGAATAAGATTTTAAATTAGTAAAGACATTGAATTAAATGAAAAATAACTTCTATTAAA
The genomic region above belongs to Methanobrevibacter sp. and contains:
- the glyA gene encoding serine hydroxymethyltransferase, whose protein sequence is MSDNLNELHEFENIIENHTNYMRNSINLIASENIVSVEVKEAIVSDFEHRYAEGQSHERLYEGCQYVDQIEDLTIASSKKLFNAAYANVQPVSGVTANLASFFAFGNRGDKLMALEVPTGGHISHAKVSAAGICGLKTINQPFNPEIMNIDIDAMNKKILEEKPKIVLFGGSLFLFPHPVAEAREAADEVGATIMYDAAHVLGLIAGGQFQQPLEEGADLMMGSTHKTFPGPQGGIILARDAAYKDKIDNAVFPGVVSNHHLHHLAGLGIANTEMMEFGEAYAKQIIKNAQTLAGCLYELGFDVLCEDQGFTKSHQIAVRVSDIRPATDIAHDLAENNVVLNKNLLPGDNVDDSDNPSGLRIGTQEITRRGLKEKEMAEVAEFIKAVAMDEKDVKEDVKEFMNQYTTVQYAFSERDGYKVHKL
- a CDS encoding ATP-binding protein, producing MILKREDYLEKITPLIGKNIIKVLTGIRRCGKSIILSQIVEEVKNRGIKDENILFINFDSSNFQNIFDNNDLNLFVSDYIMDKDQKYFLFFDEIQNVKDWQLSISSFLVDYNVDIYITGSNANLLSGELATLLTGRHIEFKIYPFSFKEIISYNKLNGINLDTNAVFNRYIKFGGMPFTLELDDDNKVRYLEDLQKSIIFNDVLKRVSINNIDLLERLIRFTMNNVGQIFSANSISKYFKSENRSVKSETIYNYLKYLENACFIHKVHRKDLVGKKILKFNEKFFLTDFGFREAMFGSNMKDIGQILENIVYLELLRRGYKVNVGKLYQSEVDFVAQKGSDKLYIQVTYLMADEKTREREFKPLTKINDAYPKYVLSMDPIDYEYEGIKKINIIDFLLNKDKY
- a CDS encoding dihydromethanopterin reductase (acceptor); amino-acid sequence: MRIGFAITGAGHLLEESVKLLEKLASDNEVTVFLSGAGEEVLKMYGLFERVKSLTGGKYRELATDNNQKFSYPITGRLSLGKYDLLIVSPATANTVSKIVYGIADTLVTNAVAQSGKSKTPVAIVPVDIHPGPIETVLPSKLELSKCKNCDNCVASLVCENGAIIPYSEIDLQKCIGCGLCKNSCPEDAISEGKIITLYMRDIDIENTQKLSEMDGISIYEEPSDILDYFE
- a CDS encoding DUF192 domain-containing protein is translated as MLADSYFSRLKGLMFKKEIDYGLLIRTKLGSSIHTCFMLFPIDVYFIKNKEIIEKTTLNPWSFYKPVKEADFILEFRKDDFKIKKEDEILIIQNNQEYLKVLRKY